A genomic segment from Streptomyces antibioticus encodes:
- a CDS encoding C40 family peptidase: MGRSKRSVYAVAVAVVCAVTVLGAPGMAFASPAPPAPSSAPTTSPDLTPAPSTDLEAVREKLDALYHDAAVATDAYNAAEEAAEKQSAEIVALAKKIVEGQKKLDDLKDRAGAAARSQYRTGGLPDEAQLMLSDDPGDFLDGAGRVIQGQRATKGLLGELTRTQEDLEQYSRDASAQWQKLEANRKVKATAQKRIEKQIAAAKKLESQLEKEEKERLAKLQEQAALKAQTAWLDTGILDEIDGKASAQGKKAIKYATAQIGKPYEWGAEGPATYDCSGLTSEAWRSAGTTIPRTSQEQWKQLHRVAVKDMRPGDLIIYFDDASHVALYVGDGAIVHAPRPGRDITLAGAGTMPILGVVRPDA, translated from the coding sequence ATGGGGCGGAGCAAGCGCAGCGTGTACGCGGTGGCGGTGGCCGTCGTCTGCGCGGTGACCGTGCTGGGCGCACCCGGCATGGCGTTCGCGAGTCCGGCCCCGCCGGCCCCGTCGTCGGCACCGACCACCAGCCCGGACCTGACCCCCGCTCCGAGCACCGATCTCGAAGCCGTACGCGAGAAGCTCGACGCGCTGTACCACGACGCCGCGGTGGCGACCGACGCCTACAACGCGGCGGAGGAAGCGGCGGAGAAGCAGTCCGCGGAGATCGTCGCCCTGGCGAAGAAGATCGTCGAGGGCCAGAAGAAGCTGGACGACCTCAAGGACCGCGCCGGCGCCGCGGCCCGCTCCCAGTACCGCACCGGCGGCCTGCCCGACGAGGCCCAGTTGATGCTGAGCGACGACCCGGGCGACTTCCTGGACGGCGCCGGCCGGGTCATCCAGGGCCAGCGCGCCACGAAGGGCCTGCTCGGCGAACTGACCCGGACGCAGGAGGACTTGGAACAGTACTCCCGGGACGCCTCGGCCCAGTGGCAGAAGCTGGAGGCCAACCGCAAGGTCAAGGCGACCGCCCAGAAGCGGATCGAGAAGCAGATCGCCGCGGCGAAGAAGCTCGAATCGCAACTGGAGAAGGAGGAGAAGGAGCGCCTCGCCAAGCTCCAGGAGCAGGCCGCCCTGAAGGCCCAGACGGCCTGGCTGGACACCGGGATACTCGACGAGATCGACGGCAAGGCGTCCGCGCAGGGCAAGAAGGCGATCAAGTACGCCACCGCGCAGATCGGCAAGCCCTACGAGTGGGGCGCCGAGGGCCCCGCCACCTACGACTGCTCCGGGCTGACCTCCGAGGCATGGAGAAGCGCCGGCACCACCATCCCCCGTACCTCGCAGGAGCAGTGGAAGCAGTTGCACCGGGTCGCCGTGAAGGACATGCGTCCCGGCGATCTGATCATCTACTTCGACGACGCGAGCCATGTCGCGCTGTACGTGGGGGACGGCGCGATCGTCCACGCCCCGCGCCCGGGCCGCGACATCACCCTGGCGGGGGCGGGCACGATGCCGATCCTCGGTGTGGTCCGCCCGGACGCGTGA
- a CDS encoding PP2C family protein-serine/threonine phosphatase — MPVPVPRQRAIPAVESGQAPAAPTVGGPSEAEAPLHRDPARKEETVRNDATAEDDSARTATSTATPATAPTAPTAVHPAPRPAPHGTSHTTALTLLLIEDDPAAGPIVPDLRDSDGKPMRVRTARNLTEAGRLLTDDVHCILLDLTLPAPGRAAGDDELAVLRHVLELAPRHAVLALTASGDAERGAEAVRVGAQDYLFRDELDSRLLSRAIRYAVERKRSDTAERRLAEGRLRAQENARLERGLLPTPLLEGSPLRFAARYRPGRSRALLGGDFYDTVRTPDGTVHAMIGDVCGHGPDEAALGVELRIAWRALTLAGLCGDELLNTLQQVLEHERDDDEIFATLCTVDIAPDGRRAGLCLAGHPAPLIARPDRPARLLPYENNGPALGLLPGARWPRMQVELGARWSLMLYTDGLIEGRIGDGRERLGQDGMVEMIRRQIAEGLSGEELLRAAVNEVRELNGGELTDDVALVLLDRVP; from the coding sequence ATGCCCGTACCCGTACCGCGGCAGAGAGCGATCCCGGCCGTGGAAAGTGGTCAGGCGCCGGCCGCGCCCACAGTCGGCGGCCCCTCCGAGGCAGAAGCTCCGCTCCACCGGGACCCCGCCCGCAAGGAAGAGACCGTTCGCAACGACGCGACAGCCGAGGACGACAGCGCGCGCACCGCCACGTCCACCGCCACGCCCGCCACCGCACCCACCGCGCCCACCGCCGTGCACCCGGCCCCGCGCCCGGCGCCGCACGGCACCTCGCACACCACCGCGCTCACCCTGCTGCTGATCGAGGACGATCCCGCGGCCGGACCGATCGTCCCCGACCTGCGGGACTCCGACGGCAAGCCGATGCGCGTCCGCACCGCCCGCAACCTCACCGAGGCCGGCCGGCTGCTCACCGACGACGTGCACTGCATCCTGCTCGACCTGACGCTGCCCGCCCCCGGCCGCGCCGCCGGCGACGACGAACTCGCCGTACTCCGGCACGTCCTGGAGCTGGCCCCCCGGCACGCCGTGCTCGCACTCACCGCGTCCGGCGACGCCGAGCGCGGCGCCGAAGCGGTGCGCGTGGGCGCCCAGGACTACCTCTTCCGCGACGAGCTGGACAGCCGCCTGCTCAGCCGCGCGATCCGCTACGCCGTGGAGAGGAAACGTTCCGACACGGCGGAGCGACGGCTGGCCGAGGGCCGGCTGCGGGCGCAGGAGAACGCCCGCCTGGAGCGCGGCCTGCTGCCCACGCCCCTGCTGGAGGGCTCCCCGCTGCGCTTCGCCGCCCGCTACCGCCCCGGCCGCTCCCGCGCCCTGCTCGGCGGCGACTTCTACGACACGGTCCGCACCCCCGACGGCACCGTGCACGCCATGATCGGTGACGTCTGCGGCCATGGCCCGGACGAGGCCGCGCTCGGCGTGGAGCTGCGGATCGCCTGGCGGGCGCTGACCCTGGCCGGGCTGTGCGGGGACGAGCTGCTCAACACGCTCCAGCAGGTGCTGGAGCACGAACGCGACGACGACGAGATCTTCGCGACCCTGTGCACCGTCGACATCGCGCCGGACGGCCGCCGCGCGGGTCTGTGCCTGGCCGGCCATCCGGCACCGCTGATCGCCCGCCCCGACCGGCCGGCGCGGCTGCTGCCGTACGAGAACAACGGCCCGGCGCTCGGACTGCTGCCGGGTGCCCGCTGGCCGCGGATGCAGGTGGAGCTGGGCGCACGGTGGAGCCTGATGCTCTACACCGACGGGCTGATCGAGGGCCGTATCGGCGACGGCCGCGAGCGGCTCGGCCAGGACGGCATGGTGGAGATGATCCGCCGCCAGATCGCTGAGGGACTGAGCGGCGAGGAGCTGCTGCGGGCCGCGGTGAACGAGGTGCGCGAGCTGAACGGCGGCGAACTGACGGACGACGTGGCGCTGGTCCTGCTGGACCGGGTGCCGTAA
- a CDS encoding DUF2516 family protein encodes MQGFDNFLALLSLALIVFSGFALIDAAIRREDGYRAADKQTKPFWLIVLGLAFVVNLIFNIFSFLPIIGLIATIVYMVDVRPALRSLPGGGRGQRGGGSSSDGPYGPYNGGR; translated from the coding sequence ATGCAGGGGTTCGACAATTTCCTGGCGCTGTTGAGCCTGGCCCTGATCGTGTTCAGCGGCTTCGCTCTGATCGACGCCGCGATCCGCCGGGAGGACGGCTACCGGGCTGCCGACAAGCAGACCAAGCCCTTCTGGCTGATCGTCCTCGGGCTCGCCTTCGTGGTGAACCTGATCTTCAACATCTTCTCGTTCCTGCCGATCATCGGGCTGATCGCGACGATCGTCTACATGGTGGACGTCCGCCCGGCCCTGCGCTCCCTGCCCGGCGGCGGGCGCGGGCAGCGCGGCGGCGGCTCCAGCAGCGACGGACCGTACGGGCCGTACAACGGCGGACGGTAA
- a CDS encoding helix-turn-helix domain-containing protein — MASLNVGNLGDYLREQRRNAKLSLRQLADAAGVSNPYLSQIERGLRKPSAEVLQQVAKALRISAETLYVRAGILDAERDRDEVETRAVILADPTLTEAQKQALLQIYESFRKENGFETVRESPADDGRTDIPEPGGDAGPQQTAS, encoded by the coding sequence ATGGCATCGCTCAACGTCGGCAATCTCGGTGACTACCTGCGCGAGCAGCGGCGGAACGCCAAGCTCTCGCTTCGGCAGCTCGCCGATGCCGCCGGGGTGTCCAATCCGTATCTGAGCCAGATCGAGCGCGGGCTGCGCAAGCCGAGCGCGGAGGTGCTCCAGCAGGTCGCCAAGGCGCTGCGCATCTCCGCGGAGACGCTGTACGTGCGGGCCGGCATCCTCGACGCGGAGCGGGACCGGGACGAGGTCGAGACCCGCGCGGTCATCCTCGCCGATCCCACCCTGACCGAGGCGCAGAAGCAGGCGCTCCTCCAGATCTACGAGTCCTTCCGCAAGGAGAACGGATTCGAGACCGTACGGGAGAGCCCTGCGGACGACGGACGGACGGACATTCCGGAGCCGGGCGGTGACGCCGGTCCGCAGCAGACGGCCAGTTGA